A genome region from Paenibacillus pabuli includes the following:
- a CDS encoding demethylmenaquinone methyltransferase yields MGSAETKPKEEFVHSVFQSIAGKYDVMNDILSFRRHKAWRKFTMKKMNMSKGDTGLDLCCGTCDWTLAMAEASETGHMHGLDFSSNMLEVGQNKVNAVNRQKQITLVQGNAMSLPFEDNSFDYVTIGFGLRNVPDLRQVLSEMKRVVKPGGMVVCLELSKPTWQPFKGIYYFYFEQVLPRLAKLFAKRYEQYKWLPDSLALFPGRKELATIFEETGLKQVQAYPLTGGIAALHIGTKENQHV; encoded by the coding sequence ATGGGGAGCGCAGAGACGAAACCGAAAGAAGAGTTCGTACATTCGGTGTTTCAGAGTATAGCCGGGAAATATGATGTCATGAATGACATCCTGAGTTTCCGCAGGCATAAAGCCTGGCGCAAATTCACAATGAAGAAAATGAACATGTCCAAAGGGGATACAGGACTTGATTTGTGTTGTGGCACCTGTGACTGGACGCTTGCGATGGCAGAAGCAAGTGAAACGGGTCACATGCATGGACTGGACTTTAGCAGCAACATGCTTGAAGTCGGGCAGAACAAGGTTAATGCCGTAAACAGACAAAAGCAGATTACGCTTGTTCAGGGGAATGCCATGTCACTTCCTTTTGAAGATAACTCATTTGATTATGTAACCATTGGGTTTGGCCTTCGTAACGTGCCTGATCTGAGACAGGTGTTGTCGGAAATGAAGCGCGTAGTAAAACCAGGTGGCATGGTTGTGTGTCTGGAACTGTCCAAGCCGACCTGGCAACCGTTTAAAGGCATTTATTATTTTTATTTTGAACAAGTACTGCCAAGGCTTGCCAAATTGTTTGCCAAACGTTATGAACAGTACAAGTGGCTGCCGGATTCACTGGCATTATTTCCGGGAAGGAAGGAACTGGCTACCATTTTCGAAGAAACCGGATTGAAGCAAGTGCAGGCCTATCCTCTGACCGGAGGCATCGCGGCACTGCATATTGGAACCAAGGAGAATCAGCATGTTTAG
- a CDS encoding UbiA-like polyprenyltransferase, whose translation MFRKIRIFLEMIKIEHTLFALPFAFMGAILGSMVVNDTFPTWMQIMWVLLAMVGARSAAFGLNRMIDQAIDGKNPRTAMRAIPAGLLKNGEVVIFIIVSFVLLFWASSNLNVLSMQLLPIAVFMLVLYSYTKRFTWLCHVVLGMTIGLAPLGGWVAVTGSMDWTAIVLYVTIVFWTAGFDIIYACQDLEFDQEEGLHSIPSRFGLIKSLNIAKFFHIITAIGFLALLLMTDLSWWYGAGMLITYGILFYEHYIVSPNDMSRVQTAFFTMNSVLSLVVFTFTLIDLAVK comes from the coding sequence ATGTTTAGGAAAATTCGCATCTTTTTAGAAATGATTAAGATTGAACACACGCTTTTTGCTTTACCTTTTGCATTTATGGGTGCCATTCTCGGCTCCATGGTCGTGAACGATACGTTCCCAACCTGGATGCAGATCATGTGGGTACTGCTGGCCATGGTTGGTGCACGCAGTGCAGCATTTGGACTTAATCGGATGATTGACCAAGCGATCGACGGTAAAAATCCGCGGACGGCTATGCGTGCCATCCCAGCGGGCCTGCTCAAAAACGGCGAGGTCGTTATCTTTATTATCGTCTCGTTTGTATTGTTATTCTGGGCTTCATCCAATCTTAATGTGTTATCCATGCAATTGCTGCCAATCGCAGTGTTTATGCTGGTATTGTATTCATACACCAAACGATTCACATGGCTCTGCCATGTTGTTCTAGGAATGACGATTGGCCTTGCTCCACTTGGAGGCTGGGTTGCTGTAACGGGGTCCATGGATTGGACAGCCATTGTGCTGTACGTTACGATTGTGTTCTGGACTGCGGGCTTTGATATTATTTATGCATGTCAGGATCTGGAGTTTGATCAGGAAGAGGGGCTTCATTCCATTCCTTCCCGATTCGGACTTATTAAGTCGCTGAACATAGCCAAGTTCTTTCACATTATTACGGCCATCGGATTTTTGGCGCTTCTGTTGATGACGGATCTGAGCTGGTGGTATGGTGCAGGTATGCTGATCACATATGGTATTCTTTTCTATGAGCACTATATTGTATCGCCTAATGATATGAGTCGTGTACAGACGGCTTTCTTTACTATGAATAGTGTTCTGAGTCTGGTCGTATTTACGTTTACTCTGATTGATCTGGCGGTGAAATAA
- the ndk gene encoding nucleoside-diphosphate kinase — MDRTFLMVKPDGVQRGLIGRIVSRLEDKGFKMVAGKLVQMTEDQAKRHYAEHEGKPFFDDLVQFITSGPVFAMVWEGDDIVALARIVIGKTNVKEAAPGTIRGDFASHTPHNLIHGADSPESASREAANFFTSDELVTYDKSIAAWL, encoded by the coding sequence ATGGATCGTACATTTTTGATGGTGAAGCCGGATGGTGTGCAGCGTGGTTTGATTGGGCGTATCGTTAGCCGTCTGGAAGACAAGGGGTTTAAAATGGTGGCTGGGAAACTGGTTCAGATGACGGAGGATCAGGCCAAGCGCCATTATGCGGAACATGAAGGGAAGCCGTTCTTCGATGATCTGGTGCAGTTTATCACATCCGGGCCTGTATTTGCCATGGTTTGGGAAGGTGATGACATTGTGGCACTTGCTCGAATCGTTATCGGCAAAACCAATGTGAAGGAAGCTGCTCCGGGTACAATCCGCGGAGACTTTGCGAGCCACACACCGCATAACCTGATTCATGGAGCCGATTCACCGGAGTCTGCTTCTCGTGAAGCAGCGAACTTCTTTACTTCAGATGAATTGGTAACGTACGACAAGAGCATCGCAGCCTGGTTGTAA
- a CDS encoding UbiX family flavin prenyltransferase yields the protein MQQPDNKRLVVGITGASGSIYGIRLIETLLGLDFTVHLVISNAGWRVLKEEMDWDVTNREGVLEEKFGGLGGSLIYHPVSDIGASIASGSYLADGMIIMPCSMGTLSSIAQGSSDNLMSRAADVMMKEARPLILVPRETPLHAIHLENMLKLSRLGVRMIPAMPAFYHKPQTMEELILFLVGKVLDSLRIQHQLFARWGEPDQRG from the coding sequence ATGCAGCAGCCGGACAATAAACGACTTGTGGTCGGAATTACCGGAGCCAGCGGAAGTATTTATGGCATAAGACTTATTGAAACGCTGCTGGGCCTGGATTTCACGGTTCATCTGGTGATATCTAATGCTGGCTGGCGGGTTTTAAAAGAAGAAATGGATTGGGATGTCACGAATCGTGAAGGCGTGCTGGAAGAGAAATTCGGCGGCCTCGGCGGTTCACTGATCTATCATCCCGTTAGTGATATAGGCGCTTCAATTGCAAGCGGATCTTACCTGGCTGATGGCATGATTATCATGCCATGCTCTATGGGAACGCTCTCCTCCATTGCACAGGGGTCTTCAGATAATCTGATGTCCCGTGCTGCGGATGTCATGATGAAGGAGGCAAGACCGCTAATTCTGGTACCCAGGGAGACACCGCTGCATGCGATCCATCTGGAGAATATGCTCAAGCTCTCTCGTTTGGGAGTTCGGATGATTCCGGCCATGCCGGCGTTTTATCACAAACCTCAGACGATGGAAGAATTGATTTTGTTTTTGGTAGGTAAAGTACTGGATAGTCTGCGCATTCAACATCAACTGTTTGCAAGATGGGGAGAACCGGATCAACGGGGCTAG
- a CDS encoding polyprenyl synthetase family protein, producing MKLLDIFGLLKKDMDYIEKELYRSVQGDQKLLSETSLHLLKAGGKRLRPVFVLLGGKYGTYDIERLKLIAVPLELIHSASLVHDDVIDNAETRRGKPTVKSKWDNRIAMYTGDYIYGKALQMTAGLSEPDIHRILAKAMVQMSIGEMEQIRDFFNTGQSVRNYLLRIRRKTALLIAVSCQLGALATRAPKQVSSLLYTYGYNVGMAFQIQDDVLDLVGTEKQLGKPPGSDMKQGNITLPVLYALQERDLREPLLNEISRVQREEGQASASDAIGMIRQSQGIAKAEALADRYMKKALDALDQLPNIKTSKNLRDIAHFVVKRTH from the coding sequence ATGAAACTATTGGATATTTTCGGGTTGTTAAAAAAAGACATGGATTACATTGAAAAAGAATTGTATCGCAGTGTGCAGGGAGATCAGAAGCTGCTAAGTGAAACTTCACTTCATCTGCTCAAAGCTGGTGGGAAACGTTTACGTCCAGTATTTGTATTGCTCGGCGGGAAATATGGTACATATGACATTGAACGCCTGAAGTTGATTGCGGTACCGCTGGAATTGATTCATTCCGCTTCCCTGGTACATGACGATGTTATTGACAATGCGGAGACACGTAGAGGCAAACCTACGGTGAAGTCCAAATGGGACAACCGGATTGCCATGTACACCGGGGATTATATCTATGGAAAGGCACTTCAGATGACGGCAGGCCTGTCCGAGCCAGACATCCATCGTATCCTGGCTAAGGCGATGGTGCAGATGTCTATCGGTGAGATGGAGCAGATTCGCGACTTTTTCAATACAGGGCAGAGTGTTCGTAATTACTTGCTGCGGATTCGTCGTAAAACGGCGCTTCTGATTGCGGTCAGCTGCCAGCTTGGAGCTCTAGCCACACGCGCACCAAAACAAGTTTCTTCGCTGCTCTATACTTACGGATATAACGTGGGTATGGCCTTTCAGATTCAGGACGACGTCCTTGATCTGGTTGGAACGGAGAAGCAATTGGGCAAGCCCCCAGGTAGCGATATGAAACAGGGGAATATTACGCTGCCAGTCCTGTACGCTCTGCAGGAGCGTGATCTGCGTGAGCCATTGCTTAACGAGATATCACGTGTTCAGCGTGAAGAAGGACAGGCAAGTGCTTCGGATGCAATTGGAATGATTCGCCAAAGTCAAGGAATCGCTAAAGCTGAAGCACTGGCTGACCGATATATGAAGAAAGCGCTCGATGCTCTGGATCAGCTGCCCAATATCAAAACCAGCAAAAATTTACGCGATATTGCACATTTTGTTGTCAAGCGCACTCATTAA